The Vulpes lagopus strain Blue_001 chromosome 6, ASM1834538v1, whole genome shotgun sequence genome has a segment encoding these proteins:
- the AHSA1 gene encoding activator of 90 kDa heat shock protein ATPase homolog 1: MAKWGEGDPRWIVEERADATNVNNWHWTERDASNWSTDKLKTLFLAVQVQNDEGKCEVTEVNKLDGEASINNRKGKLIFFYEWSIKLNWTGTSKSGVQYKGHVEIPNLSDENSVDEVEISVSLAKDEPDTNLVALMKEEGVKLLREAMGIYISTLKTEFTQGMILPTMNGESVDPAGQPALKTEERKAKSAPSKTQARPVGVKIPTCKITLRETFLTSPEELYRVFTTQELVQAFTHAPAMLEADRGGKFHLVDGNVSGEFTDLVPEKLIVMKWRFKSWPEGHFATITLTFLDKNGETELCMEGRGIPAPEEERTRQGWQRYYFEGIKQTFGYGARLF, from the exons ATGGCCAAGTGGGGTGAAGGCGACCCACGCTGGATCGTGGAGGAGCGGGCGGACGCCACCAACGTCAACAACTGGCACTG GACAGAGAGGGATGCCTCAAATTGGTCCACGGATAAGCTGAAAACACTGTTCCTGGCAGTGCAGGTGCAAAATGACGAAGGCAAATGTGAGGTGACCGAAGTAAATAAGCTTGATGGAGAGGCATCCATTAACAACCGCAAAGGCAAACTTATCTTCTTTTATGAGTGGAGCATCAAACTAAACTGGACAG GTACCTCTAAGTCTGGAGTGCAGTACAAGGGACATGTGGAGATCCCCAATTTATCTGATGAAAACAGTGTGGATGAAGTAGAG ATTAGTGTGAGCCTTGCCAAAGATGAGCCTGACACAAATCTCGTGGCCTTAATGAAGGAAGAAGGGGTGAAACTTCTAAGAGAAGCAATGGGAATTTACATCAGCACCCTCAAAACAG agtTCACGCAGGGCATGATCTTGCCTACAATGAATGGAGAGTCAGTAGACCCAGCCGGGCAGCCAGCACTGAAAACTGAGGAGCGCAAG GCTAAGTCTGCTCCTTCAAAAACCCAGGCCAGACCTGTTGGTGTCAAAATCCCCACTTGTAAGATCACCCTTAGAGAAACCTTCCTGACATCACCAGAGGAGCTCTATAGAGTCTTTACCACCCAAGAG CTCGTTCAGGCCTTTACCCATGCTCCTGCGATGTTAGAAGCAGACAGAGGTGGGAAGTTTCACCTGGTAGATGGCAACGTCTCTGGGGAGTTCACCGATCTG GTCCCTGAGAAACTTATTGTGATGAAATGGAGGTTTAAATCTTGGCCAGAAG gGCACTTTGCCACCATCACCTTGACCTTCCTTGACAAGAATGGAGAGACTGAGCTGTGCATGGAAGGCAGAGGCATCCCTGCCCCCGAGGAAGAGAGGACGCGGCAGGGCTGGCAGCGGTACTACTTTGAGGGCATCAAACAGACCTTTGGCTATGGCGCACGCTTATTTTAG